The following proteins come from a genomic window of Candidatus Eisenbacteria bacterium:
- a CDS encoding GWxTD domain-containing protein yields MRPPGQIPSGTGGLGFIGVGSGKNMTLAVATLLLGINILGLGGDPEDAAPFPVEATGDIHFQLDAARFLEDSLLVQEIYLSIPQKELFAICIEEGDSLFQINVKLDFCDHDGNVILTRAGDLDLPYLPTEAGDGLSPAHTLTFRPEIPKSTNRLKVYVTDINAGRKGLLYQIRGLNKEGKAEAWFDSNILPHRGGMSDILHVWSVSDPEEGVSSVVDLSGSGRALRERILPNPSHFYGLYHQDLAVYGELYPDPDWDMTEAQLLLLVEALQDSTMIRQSRESIPLKGSVVPVYRRFDLSDFSGGTYALTMRWTDPADSMLLASKKTLFQVLWEPETWYLTEKELLEDAHVLLSDLQYREFVQLDRGNKELYMERFWKEHDPIPSTPQNEIRQVFEQRKAYAQRNFGGFRKGKLSDRGRLYIRWGSPDEIEKELSPSDREALNEVIYRELDEDDMENSARRGARVLDNRSFEVWYYHLQGEPLFPEYVSPRIPREMKYIFVDQLGIGEYTLVYTNVFGGID; encoded by the coding sequence TGGTTTTATTGGGGTTGGATCGGGGAAGAATATGACCCTCGCGGTCGCAACCTTGCTGTTGGGTATCAATATCTTGGGATTGGGCGGTGATCCCGAGGATGCGGCCCCGTTTCCCGTCGAGGCGACTGGAGATATTCATTTTCAACTCGATGCCGCGCGTTTTCTGGAAGACTCCCTGCTGGTACAAGAGATCTATCTCAGCATTCCTCAAAAGGAGCTTTTCGCCATTTGCATTGAGGAAGGGGACTCTCTTTTTCAAATCAATGTAAAACTCGATTTTTGCGATCACGACGGCAATGTGATTCTGACCCGGGCGGGAGATTTGGATCTGCCCTATCTGCCGACAGAAGCGGGTGACGGGCTTTCGCCGGCGCATACCCTGACTTTCCGGCCGGAGATTCCTAAAAGTACGAATCGTCTTAAGGTTTATGTTACCGATATCAATGCCGGCAGAAAAGGATTGCTCTATCAAATCCGCGGCTTGAACAAGGAAGGGAAGGCGGAGGCATGGTTTGATTCAAACATCCTCCCTCATCGCGGCGGGATGAGTGATATTCTTCATGTCTGGTCGGTATCTGATCCCGAGGAAGGGGTATCCTCTGTTGTGGATTTGAGCGGATCCGGTCGGGCACTAAGAGAGAGAATTCTGCCGAATCCTTCACATTTCTACGGGCTCTATCATCAGGATCTAGCTGTTTATGGCGAGCTCTATCCCGACCCTGACTGGGACATGACGGAAGCACAATTGCTTCTCCTTGTGGAAGCATTACAGGACTCCACAATGATCCGGCAGAGCCGGGAGTCGATTCCGTTAAAGGGATCGGTCGTACCGGTCTACCGGCGGTTTGATCTGTCTGATTTCAGCGGAGGGACCTATGCTCTTACGATGCGATGGACCGACCCGGCCGACTCTATGCTTCTGGCCTCAAAAAAGACCCTCTTTCAAGTTTTGTGGGAACCGGAAACCTGGTATTTGACGGAAAAGGAGCTCCTGGAGGATGCGCACGTTCTCTTGAGTGATTTACAGTATAGGGAGTTTGTGCAACTCGACCGAGGGAACAAGGAACTCTATATGGAGCGTTTTTGGAAAGAACACGATCCGATTCCCTCAACGCCGCAAAATGAGATCCGCCAGGTCTTTGAGCAAAGAAAGGCCTATGCTCAACGAAATTTCGGCGGATTCCGCAAAGGGAAGCTCTCCGATCGCGGGCGATTATATATTCGATGGGGCTCACCCGATGAAATTGAGAAGGAATTAAGTCCCAGTGATCGCGAAGCCCTAAATGAAGTTATCTACCGGGAATTAGACGAGGATGATATGGAAAACAGCGCACGGCGCGGCGCCAGAGTCCTCGATAACCGTTCCTTTGAAGTCTGGTATTACCACCTTCAGGGAGAGCCTCTCTTCCCTGAGTATGTCAGCCCCCGGATCCCCCGGGAGATGAAATATATTTTTGTCGACCAGCTTGGTATCGGTGAGTACACGCTGGTCTATACCAACGTATTTGGCGGCATTGATTGA